One genomic window of Vibrio ziniensis includes the following:
- a CDS encoding DUF3461 family protein: MFPHLNGLGIQDPSQIERYSLRQEAQKDVLKIYFKKQKGELFAKSVKFKYPRQKKSVLVDSGSHQYKEITEINRNLTLIIDELNKITRPETPEEIDVKQKILKDLRHLEKVVASKIAEIEADLEKL; encoded by the coding sequence ATGTTTCCACACCTCAATGGCTTAGGAATCCAAGATCCTAGCCAGATAGAACGCTACTCTTTACGCCAAGAGGCGCAAAAAGATGTGTTAAAAATCTACTTTAAGAAGCAAAAAGGTGAATTATTCGCCAAAAGTGTAAAGTTTAAATACCCAAGGCAGAAAAAAAGCGTTTTGGTTGACAGTGGAAGTCATCAATATAAAGAGATCACAGAAATCAACCGCAACTTAACGTTGATTATTGATGAACTCAACAAAATAACCCGACCAGAGACACCAGAAGAAATCGATGTAAAACAGAAGATTTTGAAAGATCTTCGCCACTTGGAGAAAGTGGTTGCAAGCAAGATAGCGGAAATCGAAGCAGACCTCGAAAAACTTTAG
- the pgpA gene encoding phosphatidylglycerophosphatase A → MTNPKSLISLSNPWHLLATGFGSGLSPVVPGTMGTLASVPFYLLLVQLPLWLYVAVVIVASIVGIRICQITSDDMKVHDHGSIVWDEFAGFWITMLVVPLFNLPVFDWKWILTGFVLFRFFDMVKPWPIGWLDKRVHGGLGIMIDDLVAGVMSAVSLGLVGYWSGWI, encoded by the coding sequence ATGACTAACCCTAAATCATTAATTTCATTGAGTAACCCTTGGCATCTACTCGCAACAGGTTTTGGTAGCGGGTTATCGCCAGTTGTGCCGGGCACTATGGGGACTCTTGCCTCAGTTCCATTCTACTTGTTGTTGGTGCAGCTGCCATTGTGGCTGTATGTTGCTGTTGTGATTGTTGCCAGTATCGTTGGTATCAGAATTTGTCAGATCACTTCCGATGACATGAAAGTGCACGACCATGGTTCGATTGTGTGGGATGAGTTTGCTGGTTTTTGGATAACTATGCTGGTGGTTCCACTGTTTAATCTGCCTGTTTTTGATTGGAAATGGATCTTAACGGGCTTTGTTCTGTTCCGCTTTTTTGACATGGTAAAACCATGGCCGATTGGCTGGCTAGATAAACGTGTTCACGGTGGTCTAGGCATTATGATTGATGATTTAGTGGCTGGTGTGATGTCCGCAGTGAGTCTTGGCCTTGTGGGTTATTGGTCTGGCTGGATTTAA
- the thiL gene encoding thiamine-phosphate kinase — MFGEFNLIDKYFSARQTQRKDVHLSLGDDCAIVKAPEGVRIAISTDTLVAGTHFLANANPAWVAHKALASNISDLAAMGATPAWVSMALTLPSIDEAWLKPFCDAFFELANYYNIQLIGGDTTKGPLSISLTVQGFVPDNRALTRSGAKVGDWVYVTGELGDSKAGLSVVLDDVKRHEPFALELEKRHYISHPRVLAGQALLNLASAAIDISDGLIADLRHILNRSQVGASIDTSLLPISKELLQFMGDISAAQQCALTSGEEYELCFTVPERNKGSLESALSHTGTKVTCIGQIRPLGTFELHHKGKKLDWSLEGYDHFKADV, encoded by the coding sequence ATGTTTGGTGAATTTAACCTAATCGATAAATATTTTTCTGCTCGTCAAACTCAGCGCAAAGATGTGCATCTTTCGCTCGGGGATGATTGTGCGATAGTGAAAGCACCAGAAGGTGTACGTATAGCCATCAGTACAGATACCTTAGTCGCAGGCACTCACTTCTTAGCGAACGCTAATCCGGCGTGGGTTGCTCATAAAGCATTGGCTTCAAACATCAGTGATTTGGCAGCAATGGGTGCGACACCAGCATGGGTTTCGATGGCGCTGACGTTACCCAGTATTGATGAGGCTTGGCTAAAGCCATTTTGTGATGCCTTTTTCGAGCTCGCCAACTACTACAATATTCAGTTGATTGGCGGTGATACAACCAAAGGACCGTTGAGTATTAGCTTAACTGTTCAGGGCTTTGTACCGGACAATCGAGCTCTTACCCGTTCTGGCGCAAAAGTCGGTGACTGGGTTTACGTCACGGGCGAACTAGGTGACAGTAAAGCGGGGTTAAGCGTTGTTCTTGATGATGTGAAAAGACATGAACCTTTCGCTTTGGAGCTGGAAAAACGTCATTATATCTCTCATCCAAGAGTATTGGCTGGGCAGGCGCTACTCAATTTGGCATCTGCTGCGATTGATATTTCTGATGGTCTTATTGCTGACTTAAGACATATCTTAAATCGTTCACAAGTCGGTGCTTCAATCGATACTAGCTTACTACCTATTTCCAAAGAGTTACTGCAGTTTATGGGCGATATCTCAGCGGCGCAGCAATGTGCTTTAACTAGCGGTGAAGAGTATGAGCTATGTTTTACGGTTCCAGAACGCAATAAAGGTTCTCTTGAGAGCGCTCTTTCGCATACCGGAACCAAAGTGACTTGTATTGGACAAATTCGACCGCTTGGAACATTTGAATTACACCACAAAGGCAAAAAGCTAGATTGGTCTCTGGAAGGATACGATCATTTTAAGGCAGACGTATGA
- the nusB gene encoding transcription antitermination factor NusB, which produces MGASVKPAARRNARQFALQAIYSWQITKDNVATIEEQFLSNGKYDEEEHHASEPALAAPETDVVYFRDLLAGVVLNHTELDSKLRPFVSRPMQDLDMMELALLRLAMYEMTRRDDVPYKVVINEAIELAKVFAAEDSHKFVNGVLDKAAPHVRKKS; this is translated from the coding sequence ATGGGGGCCAGTGTGAAACCAGCCGCACGTCGTAATGCACGTCAATTTGCGCTACAAGCTATTTATTCGTGGCAAATTACTAAAGATAATGTTGCAACAATTGAGGAGCAATTTTTATCCAACGGTAAGTATGATGAAGAAGAGCATCACGCATCTGAACCAGCTCTAGCTGCTCCAGAAACTGACGTTGTGTATTTCCGCGACCTTTTAGCGGGTGTCGTGCTTAACCACACGGAACTTGATAGCAAGCTAAGACCTTTTGTCTCTCGCCCAATGCAAGACTTAGACATGATGGAGCTAGCACTGCTCCGTCTTGCAATGTACGAGATGACTCGTCGTGATGATGTACCTTATAAAGTGGTTATCAATGAAGCGATTGAGCTAGCGAAAGTATTCGCAGCGGAAGATAGCCATAAGTTTGTCAACGGTGTGCTTGATAAAGCAGCGCCTCACGTACGTAAAAAATCGTAA
- the ribH gene encoding 6,7-dimethyl-8-ribityllumazine synthase, with the protein MKVIEGGFPAPNAKVAIVISRFNSFINESLLSGAIDTLKRHGQVSDDNITVVRCPGAVELPLTAQRVAKTGKFDAIVSLGSVIRGGTPHFDYVCSEMNKGLAQVSMEFSIPVAFGVLTVDTIDQAIERAGTKAGNKGAEAALSALEMINVLSEIDS; encoded by the coding sequence ATGAAAGTGATAGAAGGTGGTTTCCCAGCACCAAATGCAAAAGTTGCGATTGTGATTTCTCGTTTCAACAGTTTTATTAACGAGAGTCTATTGTCTGGTGCCATCGACACTTTAAAGCGTCACGGACAGGTGAGTGACGATAACATTACCGTTGTTCGTTGCCCTGGTGCAGTAGAACTACCATTGACTGCACAACGTGTAGCAAAAACAGGTAAATTTGACGCTATCGTTTCTCTAGGCTCAGTGATCCGTGGTGGTACACCACACTTTGACTATGTTTGTAGTGAAATGAATAAAGGTTTGGCGCAAGTGTCTATGGAATTCAGCATTCCAGTAGCATTTGGTGTCCTAACTGTTGATACAATCGATCAAGCTATTGAACGCGCAGGAACCAAGGCTGGTAATAAGGGTGCAGAAGCTGCACTAAGCGCACTTGAGATGATTAACGTTCTTTCTGAAATAGATTCCTAA
- the ribBA gene encoding bifunctional 3,4-dihydroxy-2-butanone-4-phosphate synthase/GTP cyclohydrolase II gives MPISTPQEIIEDIRLGKMVILMDDEDRENEGDMIIAAEHITPEAINFMATHGRGLICLTMTKERCETLGLPPMVQDNNAQYSTAFTVSIEAAEGVTTGISAADRSRTVQAAVAKGAKASDLVQPGHIFPLTAQDGGVLVRAGHTEAGCDLARLAGLEPASVIVEILKEDGSMARRPDLEIFAEKHDIKLGTIAALIEYRNNTETTIERVAKCKLPTEYGEFELVTYRDIIDNQVHFAMQKGDLTESAPLVRVHLQDTFTDILHSNRSSDRSWTLQSAMQRIAEEGGVLVILGNEESSDLLVHRIKTFEQQDSGDAPAMAKKQGTSRRVGVGSQILADLGVSDMRLLSSPSKKYHALGGFGLNVVEYVCE, from the coding sequence ATGCCAATTAGTACGCCTCAAGAAATTATTGAAGATATTCGCCTTGGTAAGATGGTTATCCTAATGGATGACGAAGACCGCGAAAACGAAGGTGATATGATCATCGCAGCGGAACATATTACTCCTGAAGCAATTAACTTCATGGCGACGCACGGTCGAGGCTTGATTTGCCTTACTATGACCAAAGAACGTTGTGAAACATTGGGCTTGCCACCCATGGTGCAAGACAATAACGCTCAGTACAGCACAGCTTTCACGGTATCAATTGAAGCAGCTGAAGGAGTGACTACGGGTATTTCAGCCGCAGACCGTTCGCGTACGGTTCAAGCAGCAGTGGCAAAAGGTGCAAAAGCGTCGGATTTGGTTCAGCCGGGGCATATTTTCCCGTTAACCGCTCAAGATGGCGGTGTATTAGTTCGCGCTGGTCATACGGAAGCGGGTTGTGATTTGGCTCGTCTTGCAGGTTTAGAACCTGCATCGGTCATTGTTGAAATTCTAAAAGAAGACGGCAGCATGGCTCGTCGTCCTGACTTAGAAATCTTTGCTGAGAAGCACGATATCAAACTTGGTACAATTGCCGCTCTCATTGAGTACCGCAACAACACCGAAACTACGATTGAACGTGTCGCCAAGTGTAAATTGCCAACCGAATATGGTGAGTTTGAACTGGTTACTTACCGTGACATCATTGATAATCAAGTGCACTTTGCGATGCAGAAAGGTGATTTGACTGAGAGCGCACCGTTAGTTCGCGTACACCTACAAGATACCTTCACTGATATTCTTCACAGCAACAGAAGTTCTGATCGTAGTTGGACTTTGCAAAGTGCAATGCAACGTATCGCCGAAGAAGGCGGTGTGTTGGTGATTTTAGGCAACGAAGAGTCTAGTGATTTACTGGTTCACCGCATCAAAACATTTGAACAGCAAGACAGTGGCGATGCGCCTGCAATGGCGAAGAAACAGGGTACTTCACGCCGTGTAGGTGTGGGTTCACAAATTCTTGCAGACTTAGGTGTTAGTGATATGCGTTTGCTTTCGTCTCCAAGTAAAAAATACCACGCGTTAGGCGGCTTTGGTCTAAACGTGGTTGAGTATGTTTGCGAGTAG
- a CDS encoding riboflavin synthase — translation MFTGIVEAVGQLTAITPKGEDVTITVNVGKLDMSDVKLGDSIATNGVCLTVVAFNDSSYSADLSLETLNKSGFASYKAGDKVNLEKAMLPTTRFGGHIVSGHVDGVGEIVERNIVGRAIEFWVELPEELNKYVAEKGSITVDGISLTVNDLRKNSFKLTIVPHTTQETTIDSFQVGRKVNLEVDVLARYLERLLQGREQSKSSESRLTMEFLQQNGFA, via the coding sequence ATGTTTACTGGAATAGTCGAAGCGGTCGGCCAACTTACCGCAATCACACCTAAAGGCGAAGATGTCACTATTACTGTGAATGTCGGTAAGCTGGATATGTCAGATGTTAAATTGGGCGACAGTATCGCGACCAATGGCGTATGCCTGACAGTGGTTGCTTTTAATGACTCGAGCTATAGTGCTGATTTGTCATTAGAAACCTTAAATAAATCCGGTTTTGCCAGTTATAAAGCTGGCGATAAAGTGAACTTAGAAAAAGCCATGCTACCGACGACACGTTTTGGTGGGCACATTGTTTCTGGTCACGTTGATGGTGTCGGCGAGATTGTTGAACGCAACATCGTTGGTCGAGCTATCGAATTTTGGGTTGAACTGCCTGAAGAACTGAATAAATACGTTGCAGAGAAAGGCTCAATTACCGTTGATGGTATTAGTCTAACTGTCAATGACCTACGTAAAAATTCTTTTAAATTAACCATTGTTCCCCACACCACTCAGGAAACAACGATTGATTCATTCCAAGTCGGTCGCAAAGTGAATTTGGAAGTGGATGTGTTAGCGCGCTATTTGGAGCGTTTGCTACAAGGTCGAGAGCAGTCTAAATCATCTGAATCTCGATTAACGATGGAATTTCTGCAACAGAACGGATTTGCTTAA
- the ribD gene encoding bifunctional diaminohydroxyphosphoribosylaminopyrimidine deaminase/5-amino-6-(5-phosphoribosylamino)uracil reductase RibD: MTMFTPFDHQMMTRAIKLAQKGRFTTAPNPNVGCVITQGDTILGEGFHYRAGEPHAEVHALRMAGERSRGATAYVTLEPCSHYGRTPPCAEGLIKAGVSKVICAMQDPNPQVSGRGIQMLREAGIEVEVGLLEADAKALNPAFIKRMQTGVPFVQLKMASSIDGQTALSNGKSQWITSQQARQNVQHYRAQAGAILSTSQTVIDDNASLTVRWNELPASIKDVYPETELRQPVRVILDRQNKLHSQLALYASPSPVIRVSDENADVTVEVNAHGQLDMRQTLATLAKTHNINHIWVEAGATLAKSLLQEQLVDELVLYLAPKIMGSDGRGLFGALGLTDMQQVMDLEIKECRLVGSDIRIVAIPKPTDLKRKD; encoded by the coding sequence ATGACGATGTTTACCCCTTTTGATCACCAAATGATGACGCGAGCGATAAAGCTTGCTCAAAAAGGTCGTTTTACCACTGCGCCTAATCCCAATGTTGGTTGTGTGATCACTCAAGGTGACACCATCTTGGGGGAAGGTTTCCATTACCGAGCGGGTGAACCTCATGCTGAAGTTCATGCTTTGCGTATGGCAGGTGAGCGATCTCGTGGTGCCACTGCTTATGTTACTTTAGAGCCTTGCTCTCATTACGGTCGTACACCTCCATGTGCGGAAGGTTTGATAAAAGCGGGTGTATCTAAAGTCATTTGCGCAATGCAAGATCCGAATCCTCAGGTCTCAGGGCGCGGTATTCAAATGTTGCGAGAAGCGGGAATTGAGGTCGAGGTAGGTTTACTTGAAGCTGATGCTAAAGCCTTGAACCCTGCGTTTATCAAGCGTATGCAAACGGGAGTTCCGTTCGTTCAATTGAAAATGGCCTCCAGTATCGATGGACAAACCGCGTTATCGAATGGCAAAAGCCAATGGATTACCTCTCAACAAGCTCGGCAAAATGTGCAGCATTACCGCGCGCAAGCGGGGGCTATTTTGTCTACCAGTCAAACGGTTATTGATGACAATGCATCCTTAACCGTTCGTTGGAATGAGCTTCCTGCAAGTATCAAAGATGTGTATCCGGAAACCGAACTACGTCAGCCTGTTCGCGTCATTTTAGACAGACAGAATAAACTGCATTCTCAGTTGGCGCTTTATGCATCTCCTTCGCCAGTAATACGAGTCAGTGATGAAAATGCTGACGTAACGGTTGAAGTGAATGCTCATGGTCAGTTAGATATGCGCCAAACTTTGGCAACATTAGCCAAGACACACAATATCAACCATATTTGGGTTGAGGCAGGTGCAACATTGGCGAAATCTCTGCTGCAAGAGCAGTTGGTCGATGAGCTAGTTTTGTATTTGGCACCTAAAATAATGGGAAGTGATGGTCGAGGTCTGTTTGGTGCTCTGGGTCTAACCGACATGCAGCAAGTCATGGATCTCGAAATAAAAGAGTGTCGACTGGTTGGTTCTGACATCCGCATTGTTGCTATACCAAAACCCACTGACTTAAAAAGAAAAGATTAA
- the nrdR gene encoding transcriptional regulator NrdR, with the protein MHCPFCSENDTKVIDSRLVADGHQVRRRRQCLACSERFTTFETAELVMPRVIKSNGNREPFDEDKMIGGLQRALEKRPVSADSIELAISTIKSKLRATGEREVPSQLIGNLVMDALKELDKVAYIRFASVYRSFEDVREFGEEIAKLED; encoded by the coding sequence ATGCATTGTCCTTTTTGTTCTGAAAACGATACGAAAGTAATCGATTCCCGTCTTGTGGCTGATGGACACCAAGTTCGCCGCCGCCGCCAATGTCTTGCTTGCAGCGAACGTTTTACTACGTTTGAGACTGCCGAATTAGTGATGCCAAGAGTGATTAAATCTAATGGCAATCGCGAACCGTTTGATGAAGACAAAATGATTGGTGGCTTACAACGTGCATTGGAAAAACGTCCTGTAAGCGCAGATTCTATTGAGCTTGCGATCAGTACTATTAAGTCGAAACTGAGAGCGACTGGTGAGCGAGAAGTACCAAGTCAACTGATTGGTAACCTCGTTATGGATGCGCTAAAAGAGTTAGATAAAGTGGCTTATATTCGCTTTGCTTCGGTTTATCGTAGCTTTGAAGATGTACGTGAGTTTGGTGAAGAAATTGCCAAGCTGGAAGACTAG